The following nucleotide sequence is from Deltaproteobacteria bacterium.
TGGATATGGATCTTTGTCGAGGAACGGTGATGCTAATTGATAGTCACGCCCATCTGGATATGGACGATTTTACAAAGGACCTTGACGCGGTTCTTGAACGCGCCATCCAGTGCAACATCGGTCATATCATCAGCATAGGAATCGACCTGAAAAGTTCATCGGATGCCCTGAATTTGGCACGAAAGAACGCCTTTATATCCGCATCCGCAGGGTGTCATCCCCATAATGCAGACGTCTGCGGAGCGTCTGACCTGGAGCAATTGGCAAGATTGGCGTCTGAACCCGAGGTGGTTGCATGGGGGGAGATCGGTCTCGATTATTTTAAAGGCTATTCCTCTACCCAGGCGCAGTTAAGGCTTTTTCAGGACCAGCTTGGCATGGCGGATGATCTGAATCTACCGGTGATCATCCATGACCGGGAGGCCCACGAGGAGGTCTATTCCATTCTCAAAGGCATGGGAAAAGGGGAGAGAAAAGGGGTGCTCCACTGTTTTTCGGGGGATATGGCGCTTGCCGGGGCCTTTATTGATCTGGGATATTTCATCTCCATACCCGGCACCGTGACCTATAAGAAGGCCTCCCATATAAAGGCGGTGGCCGCTTCCATACCGCTTAGCCGCATGCTGGTGGAGACCGATTCGCCGTATCTGGCCCCCGTCCCTGAGAGGGGAAAGCGAAACGAGCCGGCTTATGTCCGGTTTACCGCCATGGAGATCGCGAGGCTGCGGGATGTGCCGCTTGAAGAAGTGGCCCGCCAGACCACGGAAAATGCCAGGGCACTTTTCAATCTCCCGTAAGAATATGTCTTGTTCACTCATCAACGCCGACTATCCCCTGATTCTGGCCTCTGCCTCTCCCCGAAGGAGGGAGCTGTTGGCCCGGATCCGGCTTCCCTTTCGGGTGGTGCCGAGCCGTGTGGATGAAGGAAAGACCGCTGATGAACCGACCGGAATATGCCGTGGCCTGGCCGAGAAAAAGGCAATCCAGGTCCATTCCCTGGAAGACCCCTCCTGGGTCCTCGGGGCCGACACCATTGTGGTGATCGGAAACAAGGTTCTTGGAAAACCACGGGATGAAAAGGAAGCAGGGGAGATGCTCTTGCTCCTGGCCGGGACGACCCATTCGGTCGTCACCGGATTTGCCATCCTCGACCCTTCGGGTATCCTGGTCCATTCAGAGGCGGTCAGCACTGCGGTTCGTTTCAAACCATTGGATAACAGGGAAATCGAGGCCTACGTCCGCTCAGGGGAACCCTTGGGCAAGGCCGGGGCCTATGCCATACAGGGGATCGGCGCCTTTATGGTGGAATCCATCTCCGGGTCCTACACCAATGTGGTGGGGCTCCCCATATGCGCCGTAATCAAGGCCCTGATCCGGGTGGGGGCAATTCAGACATTTCCTCTGAGGCCGTCTCGGTAGGTATCGAACCTAAGTTTGGAGGCGGCCTCTT
It contains:
- a CDS encoding TatD family hydrolase → MLIDSHAHLDMDDFTKDLDAVLERAIQCNIGHIISIGIDLKSSSDALNLARKNAFISASAGCHPHNADVCGASDLEQLARLASEPEVVAWGEIGLDYFKGYSSTQAQLRLFQDQLGMADDLNLPVIIHDREAHEEVYSILKGMGKGERKGVLHCFSGDMALAGAFIDLGYFISIPGTVTYKKASHIKAVAASIPLSRMLVETDSPYLAPVPERGKRNEPAYVRFTAMEIARLRDVPLEEVARQTTENARALFNLP
- a CDS encoding Maf family protein; this encodes MSCSLINADYPLILASASPRRRELLARIRLPFRVVPSRVDEGKTADEPTGICRGLAEKKAIQVHSLEDPSWVLGADTIVVIGNKVLGKPRDEKEAGEMLLLLAGTTHSVVTGFAILDPSGILVHSEAVSTAVRFKPLDNREIEAYVRSGEPLGKAGAYAIQGIGAFMVESISGSYTNVVGLPICAVIKALIRVGAIQTFPLRPSR